CCCCGTCAACGATCCCGACGGTAAAGGCTGGGCAATCGCCAAAGCGCTTGCAGTCGGAACCGGCGGAAGCCGCGCAGGCGTGCTCGAATCGAGCTTTATTGCGGAAGTAAAATCCGATCTTATGGGCGAACAGACGATTCTGTGCGGTATGCTCCAGACCGGCTCGATTTTGTGTTTCAATAAAATGATAGAAAAAGGTATCGACAAGGGATACGCGTCCAAACTTATCCAGTACGGATGGGAAACGATCACCGAAGCGCTCAAGTGGGGCGGTATCACCGGCATGATGGATCGCCTGTCGAATCCGGCGAAGCTGAAAGCTCACGCACTTTCCAAAGAACTGAAAACCATCATGTGCGATCTGTATCACAAGCATATGGACGACATCATTTCAGGCGAATTCAGCCGCGTCATGATGATCGACTGGGCGAACGACGATATCAATCTGCACACGTGGCGTGAAGCGACCGGCAAAACGGCGTTCGAGCAGACTCCCGCGGGTGCCGTTGAAATTGCCGAACAGGAATATTTCGATCACGGCATTCTGATGGCCGCGATGGTCAAAGCAGGCGTCGAACTCGCGTTTGAAACGATGGTCGCCGCCGGCATTAAACCGGAAAGCGCCTATTACGAGTCGTTGCACGAAGTGCCGCTTATCGCCAACCTGATCAGCCGCAAAAAGCTGTACGAAATGAACAAAGTCATTTCCGACACGGCCGAATACGGCTGCTATCTGTTCGACAACGCGTGCCGGCCGCTGCTGAAAGACTTTATGGCAAAGATCGATACCGACGTCATCGGCAAAGGACTTTCCGTAAAAGACAACAGCGTTTCAAACCATGAATTGGTTTACGTAAACGACGAAATCCGCAATCATCCGATTGAAATCGTCGGCAAAAAACTGCGCGGCTACATGACCGCAATGAAAGCCGTCATCGGTAAATAAACGTCGCCGGTACGTAAAAACACGATACGCCGAAGCACTGCCCCGCATGTCCGTAAAAACGAACCGCGGGGCAGTTTTTTTAGCCCCGCGTGAAAAATCGGGAAATCGAAAAATCAGCGGTGCGCACTACCCTTTCCGACCGTTTTCCGGTATACTGGTATGCATATTTTTCTGAAAAGAGGCTTGTAATGTACGTAACTTGTCTGGATCTTGAAGGCGTTTTGGTTCCCGAAATATGGATCGCGTTCGCAGAAGAGACGGGAATAGCGGAACTGAGGCTCACCACGCGCGATATTCCCGACTACGACGTGCTGATGAAAAAACGGATCGGTATTCTTGCCGAACGCGGGCTCGGTTTGAAGGCGATTCAGAATACGATCGCAAAAATAGACCCGCTGCCCGGAGCGAAGGCCTTTCTGGACGAACTGCGCACGGTTACGCAAGTAATCATTTTATCCGACACGTTCACGCAATTCGCGTTTCCCCTAATGCAAAAATTGGGGCTGCCGACCATTTTCTGCAACGAACTTGAAGTCGGCACCGACGGTATGATTACCGGCTATAAACTGCGCCAGCACAACGGCAAATACCACGCCGTTAAAGCGCTGCAGTCGATCGGATTCGACACGATCGCTTCGGGAGATTCGTTCAACGATCTGGAAATGATAAAAGCGTCCCAAGCGGGATTTCTGTTCCGCGCGCCGCAGCACATAATCGCCGAGTATCCGGCAATTCCCGCGTTCACCGAATACGGCGAACTGCTCGCCGCGGTACGGAAACAGACAGGGCTTTAAGAATTTTCGGTTTCCGCGTCCGCGCGGCACAACACGTCGAGAATCCGCCGTTCCGCGGTGCGGGCGCTTTCATCCGGAGAAGCATAGCGGTCAAGCAGGGAATTTTCCCTGCCGCAGCCGGGAATATCGAGCCGGATTTCGAGCGGAGAACCGGTCATGACGACGATGCGGTCTGCCAAACACAGCGCTTCGCGGAAATCGTGCGTAACCAAAACAACGGTGCGTTTTTCGCGGGAGAGCAGCGCTTCCGCTGATTCCATCAGTTTCAGTTTAAGCGAAAAATCCTGAGACTGAAACGCTTCGTCCATAAGCAGTACGGACGACGGATACACGAACGCGCGGGCAAGCGCCGCACGCTGCCGCTCTCCGCCGGAACATTCGGCGGGCAAGGCGGCCGCTTTGCACAGAAGACCCACCTGTTCCAAAAAAAAATCGGTTCTCTCTTTTGCTTCACGGGCGGAAAGCAGTTTTTCAACGGGAAGCATGATATTTTTTGCAATACTGCACCACGGCAGCAGCCGCGGCTCCTGAAACAGGTACGAAACGCGCGCGGGAGCCAGAATCGTACCGCTGCCGGCCTGAAAAAGACCGGCGATGCCGTCGAGCAACGTCGTCTTACCGCCGCCGGAAGGCGCAAGCAGCGCGGTTACGGCGCCGGAAGCGAAATCGATTGAAAAATCGCGATACAATTCTTTGGAACCGCGCGTAACGCGCAATCCCGCAATCGAAATCGGCGCGCCGTCCGGCGCCGTGCGTCGCTCAATCATACGCCGTCCGTCCGCAGCCCGCGGCGGCGCAGCAGCGCAGCGAACCCCGTTTCAAGCGTAAAACACAGGATAATCAAAACGATCGTTACGGCGAACACGTCGGCCGTTTCAAGGTGCACTTTGGCATTGTATAAAAGCGTTCCCGCCGCCCGCCGCGGCAGACTCAGCACTTCGCCGGCTGCTACCACTTTCCAGCTCAAACCGAACGCAGAAAGCGCCCCGCTCCAAAAATACGGCGTGCAGGACGGAAGATACACGTACCGCGCGGTGCGGGCGGCACTGAAACCGTATACGCGCGCGCAGTCAAGCAGTTTCCGATCGGCGGATCCGATTCCGGCCGAAACGGCGGCAATCACTACGGGAAGACTCATCAACACGGAAACGAACACCGGCACCAGAGAGGAACCGAACCAGAAGATGGAAAGCAGGATAAACGAAACGACGGGGGTCGAACGGATGACTGCAAGCGGAAATTCAAGCAGGCGGCGAAACGTTTTACTGACACCGCAGCACACGCCAATCACCGTCCCGGCAGTCACCGACACGGCGAACGCCGCGACGCTGCGCAGTGCCGTCGCACCGATATGCTGCCAAAAAACCGGCGTACGGATATTCCGGCACAGCGCGGCAGCCGTTTCAGCCGGATACGGCAGAATGAGCGGCGAACGGACAACCGCCGCCGCAAGCTGCCACAGCACTAGCATAACCGTGAAGGAAATACCGAATGCAGCCGGAGCCGGAAGTCTTTTCATTCCGGTACGTTGAAGCATACCCTGCGGCCCGGCGCTCAGCGGAAATAGAAATCGTCCGCAGGCAACGCGCCGCCGACCGCTTCGGGTGCGAAACTCATGAAGATCGTAAACAGATTTTCAAGTTCGCTCCGGGCGTCCGCCGCACTCTGATATACGTACGCACCGTTCGGAATCACTTTCGCCGCAATGGGCGCAAGCAGCCCCAACGAATGCTTCTGCACCAAAACGCCGGCTTTTGCAGGGTTCGCGTTTGTCCAGACGATAGCGGCTTCATACGATTCCAAAAAGCGGCGGACAGTCTCCGCCTGATCCCGCGCGGCGGCGGCGCGGATAACGACGACGGTCATCGGATAATTGAGAGAACCGTTTGCCGCTTCAACCGCGGCGTACTCGGTCTGTAAGTTAACCGCACGGCGCACGGACGGATCTTTTGAAACGGCTACCGTCGCGAACGGTTCGGGAACGACCGCGTATTCAATCCGGCCGGAAAGCAGCGCGGCGGCGATTTCCGCAGCGGGAATGGAAAAGTCGAGCTCAACGGTATTTTCGCCGGCAGCTTTTCCGTCAGGTGCGACGGCGATTCCGTTGCGTTCAAGCAGGTATCTGAACAGGTATTCGGGAGTCGCACCTTGCCCGGCAACCGTTACCTTTTTGCCTTTCAAATCGGCAAGAGAAGCGATCTGCGCGTCTTTGGTTATCAGGTTCAGCATTCCCTGCCCGACGACCGCACCGACGACGACCGCGCCGTTATTTTTATTGAACACTTTCGCAGCAACGTTCGGCGGCAGAATACCGATATCGACTTCACCTTTAAGCAGCTTCGGCAGCAGAACGTCCGCACCTGCGACTATTTCAAACGAAACGGCCGTATCGCCCAAATCGGAAACGTTTTCCATCAGATACGCAACGGGAATGCTGCTGGGACCGTTGAGTGCGGCGACGCGCAGCACGGAACCGGCCGGTTCGGGCACAGTCGGAACCGCGGGCGTTTCGGAAATCGCTTCCGCCGGAGCAGGAAGGTCGTCGGTTTCGGGCCGGACGGGAGTTTTATCCTTTTTGCCCCCGGCAAATACGGAAACGGCGAGCAGCGCGCTGGCCGCTATACAGACGATCGATTTTAACGAACGATTCATTTTAATCTCCCATAAAAAGTTTCTGACTAAACGTCAATGCAGGCATCGACGTTCCCTGATACGTTTGCACCGTAAACTTGAATCGGACAATCAGCCGCCGCCCTTTGTGGCAGCCGCCGTTCTTTGCGGTAACCGCCGTTCTTTGCGGTAACCGCCGTTCTCTGCGGCAGCCGCGGCAGCTCAGCCGATACGGTTTTCCTTATATACTTCCGCCAAAATACGCAAGCCTTCGCGAACTTCGTCTTCCGGCCCCGAATAATTGACGCGCAGACATTTATCGAAATGACCGTGACAGGTATTCGCAGGATCTTCGGCGCCGAAAAAGAAACATTCTCCGGGAACGGTGATCACGCCGCGCTCTTTCAATTTACCGTACAATTCCTTTGCCGGAATGGCCAGATCTTTCAGCAAAAGCCACAAAAAGATAGCGCCTTCGCTTTTATGAACGGCATAATCGCCGCCGGCAAAGAATTCATGAATCCAGCGCTGCGCCTGTTCGCTGCGTTTCTTGTAAAACGGACGGACGTATTCGTGTGCGACGGACACGATTCGGCCGGAGGCAATGCAATTTTCCGCAAGCGCCTGTCCCAGTGTTCCGGAGGCGAGCGCCGCAATTGCGTTCAGATTCGACAGCGCGCTGATAATCTGCGCGTCCGCGACGATTATCCCGGTACGCAAAGTCGGCAGGCCGATTTTGGACAGACTCATAGAAAGCACGACCGATTCGTCCCAATACGGCGCGGCGTCGTCGATAAACACGATGTCGGGAAACGGCAGTCCGTACGCGTTGTCCACGAACAGCGGCAGCTGATACCGGGAAGCAAGCGACGCGAGCCGTTTGATTTCAAAATCCGTCAGCACGTTGCCGGTCGGGTTCGTCGGGCGGGACACGCACAGCGCGCCTACGTCCCGGCGGGCAGCGAGCCGGGCTTCAAGTTTTTCAAAATCGATAAAATATTTGAACGTATGGTCTTCGTAATATTCACAGCGCGCGGGGATTCCCTCGAACGTATCGGGTTCGATTCCCTGATCGGCATACCCGACGTACTCGGGAACAAGCGGGAACAGTATCTTTTTGCGCTGCGGAGTTCCGCCGGCCGCGTCGCTGAAACAGTCGGCCGCGGATGAACCGCCGGCCGCGTCACCGGAATCACCGGACAATGAATACGTGCCCGAAAACAGATTGAACAAATAGAAAAACGCCGACTGGCTGCCGTTTGAAACGGCGACGTTTTCGGGTCCGATTTTCCATCCGTACGTTTTTGACAAAAACGAAGCGACGGCTTCTATAAACTGCGTGCGTCCCTGCGGCGCGTCGTATTGGGAAATCAACTGCTCGAAGGAATCGCCGTCCGCCATGATCCGTTCCATTTCGCGCCGGAAAAGCCGTTCCGCTTCAGGAACGCGTGCGGGATTACCGCCGCCCAGCCGGTACGGAGTAACGCCTTCCGGCAGCGGACGACCGAGATCGTCCATCAGCTGCAAGATACCGGAACGACCGGTCAACTTCGTACCGAAGTCTGAGAATATATAGCGAGTATCCATGTGTTTCATTGTAGCCTTCATCCGTGTGAAATACAAGACTGCTTGTATTCCGCCGGTGCAGCGGAAAAAATATCCGTTTCGGGAAGCGCGTCGAGCATCGTTACCTGCCCGTGAAAATTGACGTTGTCGGCAATGCGCAGTCTGAGCGTCGTAACGTCTCCGGTAATCTTACTGCCGGAACGCATTTCAACGCGCGACGCCGCTTCAAGATTTCCCGTAACGGTACCCGCCACCAGTATGGAATCGGCGGCCATGACGGTCACCGTGCAGACTGCCGTTTTATCGATCTCAAGATTTCCCGTCGCTTTGATCGTACCGTCGAACTTTCCGGTAATAACCAAATTGTCGGTAAACTCAAGTACGCCGTTAAATTCCGTTTCCTGGCCGAACACGGTTACGTTCCCATTCTTCATATCAAACGAGTGAGCCATTGCTTCTCCTACTAAAAGCCGAACGAATCGTCCGATCACAATCTTTCAGTCAGTATACTTTTTTTTTCCGTTCTGTTCCAGTAATTTTACGTCGGAAAAATCCATTTCATCCAATTTTTCGGCATAAGAATCTTTCAGCCGTTTCAATTCGTCCGCCGGACAGCTCGGACCGGCACCGGCGAGCACGTCCATATCGCTCAGCACGCCGGACAGCAGCGTCTTCAGTTTCCGTTCCGCGGAAGCCGAATTCTTCCGCTTATCCTGTTTTTCAAAAAAGAGCCGAAGGCGCATCAGCATATCTTCAAAAGAAACCGGTTTGGTAATAAAATCGAGCGCGCCCAGCTGCACGGCTTTGTATTTGTCATAAATGCTTGCCGAAGCGGAAAACGCGATGACCGGAATATCTTTCCACGCGTCGAAACCCGCGTCGTGCTTCAGCCTTTTCAGAAAAGACCAGTCCGACGCCTGCGCCAGCGCGCCGTCGAGCAGCACGATGTCGGGAGCGGCCGTCCGTATCAGTTCAAGCGCGGCCTGCTCCGTTTCGGCGCAGTAAATTTCATATCCGTATTTGGAAAGCATGATGTTGAAAAACGATACGTTTTCCTTACCGTCGTCAACAATCAGTATTTTTTTCTGTGCAGACATCGGCGCAACCTCTCCGTGCTATCTTCAATATAACTCCGAGAACGAGCAAAATGCCTGCACAAACGGCAAAAAAGATTCCGGCGTAATCGCCGTACCGCGTATAAAGCGTTTTTTTATCCATCGAGCGAACGGGAACGGAACCGGTCAGATACGTCTGTGCGAACGGCTCCGCCATAGCGGTGATTTTTCCGTTCGGATCGATGATCGCCGTCTGTCCCGACGCCGTCGCGCGAACGGACGGTATCCTGTTTTCCACGGACCGGAAAAGCGCCATGGATAAATGCTGATATTGACACGCCGGGCTTTTGGACCAGGCGTCGTTGGAAAGGTTTACGATCGCGTTCGCCCCGGCGTTTACGAAGCGGCGGCCGACGAAGCCGAACGTATCCTCAAAACAGATCGGCGAACCGAATTTCAGCCCGCCGACGTCGAACACGACGGCTTCCGTTCCCGGTTCCCACATGTGCGTGTCGCCGTTTAAAAGCAGCTGATACAGTTTGGGAAACAGTTTTTCAAACGGAAAATATTCGGTAAACGGCACCAGCTTCATCTTGCTGTACAGTTCGGGCTGCGGCGGAACGACGTTTTCTCCCGGCCTGAACAGCAATACGGAATTGTAATCGACGACGTCGTACGAACCGCTTCTGGTGTATCCGTCCACACCGTGATCGTTGCCGATAACGAACGGAACCGGAGCGGCGTCTATGTAATTAAGCAGTTTTTCGACCAATTCGAATTTATCGCGTTCGTACAAATGCTTATAATGCCAGGTGATGCGCGGAACGAACGCCGTTTCGGGCCAAACGACGAGCTGAACGGCGGGATCCGACGCAAGCGCTTCATCGGACAAGCGCATCAGCGTGTCCAGATCGCGCCGGTACGCGTTCACACCGCCCACCCAAGGGTCGGAATTCTGCTGCACGAGCGCAACCGTTACCGTTTTATCCTGCGAATAATCTACCGGAGAAACGAAGCCGTAGACGAGCACGGCGACAAAAACTGCGCACCACAGGCAGGCCGAGAGCGCGTGCGTTTTCACCGCCGCCGGAATCATCCGCACCGCGGCGCGAAATCCGCCGCCGGCAGCCGTACGGTTTGCCTGCACGATAACGGCAGTGCACCAGGCGGAAGTGAACACTATCAGCGCGTTCAGTCCCCAAACGCCGGCGATGTCGGCGCATTGGATAAGCGGCGTCCACCGCCAGTGCGTATACGCGGTTACCCCGTAATGAAAGCCGGCGAAACCGAGCGTTTTAACGTATTCATAGCCGCACCAAACGACCCACTGCACGAGCCAGCCGCGCTTCGGAAACAGCGAATCGGCCGCTTTCAGCAGCGGGAACGTCAGCATCAGATAGAAGCCGTACATGAACGATATGACGAAAATTCCCATCGGATGGAACGTAGCGAGCCAGTAAGTGAAAAGACAGTAAGATCCGACGCCGTACAGCAATCCGTACAGCCAGACGGTTTTCCAGGACACGAGACGGACGAGTAAAAATACCGGAATGAACGCGACGTACGCAAGAACGGGAAAGCCCTGTACGGTAAAAAGGTTCGGCTGCGGCAGCGCGAACAGGATAACGGCGGAAACGAGCAATCCGAACGGCATAACCACACGCTGTATTTTACGATCACTGCACGCAATCCGGTTCGTTATCGCCATATGAAAATTATTCTTCCTCTACGGGTAAATTCCACAAAGCGTTTTTCAATTCCTGACCGGAACGGAACGCGGCAATATAATGGGGAGGAACGGAGAGATGGTCGCCGGTTTTAGGATTACGGGCCTTTTTGCGACCTTTGCGCAGCCGGGGTTCAAACGTGCCGAAGCCCCGCAATTCGATCGTAGCGCCGGATTTTAACGATTCTTTGATCTGATCAAGTAAAGATTCAAATACTTCCTGAACGACACGTTTTTCACATTTGGTATTCTGATATACGGATTCGATCAAATCGTATTTAGTAACTTTTAACATGGTACACACCTCAACCAGCACTCTATTCTAAGCGAATCCCGACGACGGGACGTTACAACTATTCGTTTGCAACATCCCATGCCGGACCCGATTATTTCGCAGCAGCTGCAGCGCCGAATGAAACGTTATACAGTTTCATCATGCGTGACTTTTTCCGCGAAACAGCATTCTTAGACAAAATTCCCTTGCCGGCCGCCGTATCCAGTTCTTTTACAAGATCTTTCAACAACTGCGCTGCAAGTGCAGAATCCTTGGCCTGTACAGCTTCAACATATTTTCTAACACTTGTACGTGCAGAACTTTTGACTGACTTGTTGCGCAAGCGGCGGACTTCACTCTGCTTATGTCTTTTTTCTGCAGATGACTGTTTTACTGCCAAAAGGACACCCCCAAACAAAAAACTTTATATATGTTACCAGACAGCCAATCGTTAGTCAAGTGCAGGAATCGAGCATTTTTCCGCAATACGCCGATTTACGCGCCGCACTGAACGAATTTTACGCACCGGCGGCCGCAGGCGTTCCTTTCCGTATCAGCGAAAAATACAGCGGCCCCGCGCCGCCGCACGAATCGGGCAGTACGTGTACACCGAACGCGGTCGGTTCGCCGTCAGGCAGCGCTCCGTCGAAGAACGAAGACGCGGATACGGGAACGGGCGGAAGATTCCTGACGAACTGCACGCCGGAGAATTTTTTTTCAAGGCGAGCGACGACTTCATCGTTTTCCGCCGGAGAAAGCGCGCACGTCGCGTACAACAGATATCCGCCGGGCCGCAAAAGGCGG
This sequence is a window from Treponema brennaborense DSM 12168. Protein-coding genes within it:
- the ilvC gene encoding ketol-acid reductoisomerase — protein: MEKVNYFNSIPWREALIQLGHCRFMDRAEFADGTNALKGKKIVIVGCGAQGLHQGMNLRDSGLDVSYALRESAIAEKRQSWKNAAENGFKVGTYDQMIPAADLVGNLTPDKQHSNVLEKVVPLMKKGSALWYSHGFNIVEEGMQIRPDITVVMMAPKGPGSEVRTEYMRGFGIPTLIAVHPVNDPDGKGWAIAKALAVGTGGSRAGVLESSFIAEVKSDLMGEQTILCGMLQTGSILCFNKMIEKGIDKGYASKLIQYGWETITEALKWGGITGMMDRLSNPAKLKAHALSKELKTIMCDLYHKHMDDIISGEFSRVMMIDWANDDINLHTWREATGKTAFEQTPAGAVEIAEQEYFDHGILMAAMVKAGVELAFETMVAAGIKPESAYYESLHEVPLIANLISRKKLYEMNKVISDTAEYGCYLFDNACRPLLKDFMAKIDTDVIGKGLSVKDNSVSNHELVYVNDEIRNHPIEIVGKKLRGYMTAMKAVIGK
- the thrH gene encoding bifunctional phosphoserine phosphatase/homoserine phosphotransferase ThrH, whose product is MYVTCLDLEGVLVPEIWIAFAEETGIAELRLTTRDIPDYDVLMKKRIGILAERGLGLKAIQNTIAKIDPLPGAKAFLDELRTVTQVIILSDTFTQFAFPLMQKLGLPTIFCNELEVGTDGMITGYKLRQHNGKYHAVKALQSIGFDTIASGDSFNDLEMIKASQAGFLFRAPQHIIAEYPAIPAFTEYGELLAAVRKQTGL
- a CDS encoding ABC transporter ATP-binding protein; its protein translation is MIERRTAPDGAPISIAGLRVTRGSKELYRDFSIDFASGAVTALLAPSGGGKTTLLDGIAGLFQAGSGTILAPARVSYLFQEPRLLPWCSIAKNIMLPVEKLLSAREAKERTDFFLEQVGLLCKAAALPAECSGGERQRAALARAFVYPSSVLLMDEAFQSQDFSLKLKLMESAEALLSREKRTVVLVTHDFREALCLADRIVVMTGSPLEIRLDIPGCGRENSLLDRYASPDESARTAERRILDVLCRADAETENS
- a CDS encoding ABC transporter permease translates to MKRLPAPAAFGISFTVMLVLWQLAAAVVRSPLILPYPAETAAALCRNIRTPVFWQHIGATALRSVAAFAVSVTAGTVIGVCCGVSKTFRRLLEFPLAVIRSTPVVSFILLSIFWFGSSLVPVFVSVLMSLPVVIAAVSAGIGSADRKLLDCARVYGFSAARTARYVYLPSCTPYFWSGALSAFGLSWKVVAAGEVLSLPRRAAGTLLYNAKVHLETADVFAVTIVLIILCFTLETGFAALLRRRGLRTDGV
- a CDS encoding ABC transporter substrate-binding protein, with the protein product MNRSLKSIVCIAASALLAVSVFAGGKKDKTPVRPETDDLPAPAEAISETPAVPTVPEPAGSVLRVAALNGPSSIPVAYLMENVSDLGDTAVSFEIVAGADVLLPKLLKGEVDIGILPPNVAAKVFNKNNGAVVVGAVVGQGMLNLITKDAQIASLADLKGKKVTVAGQGATPEYLFRYLLERNGIAVAPDGKAAGENTVELDFSIPAAEIAAALLSGRIEYAVVPEPFATVAVSKDPSVRRAVNLQTEYAAVEAANGSLNYPMTVVVIRAAAARDQAETVRRFLESYEAAIVWTNANPAKAGVLVQKHSLGLLAPIAAKVIPNGAYVYQSAADARSELENLFTIFMSFAPEAVGGALPADDFYFR
- a CDS encoding pyridoxal phosphate-dependent aminotransferase, producing the protein MDTRYIFSDFGTKLTGRSGILQLMDDLGRPLPEGVTPYRLGGGNPARVPEAERLFRREMERIMADGDSFEQLISQYDAPQGRTQFIEAVASFLSKTYGWKIGPENVAVSNGSQSAFFYLFNLFSGTYSLSGDSGDAAGGSSAADCFSDAAGGTPQRKKILFPLVPEYVGYADQGIEPDTFEGIPARCEYYEDHTFKYFIDFEKLEARLAARRDVGALCVSRPTNPTGNVLTDFEIKRLASLASRYQLPLFVDNAYGLPFPDIVFIDDAAPYWDESVVLSMSLSKIGLPTLRTGIIVADAQIISALSNLNAIAALASGTLGQALAENCIASGRIVSVAHEYVRPFYKKRSEQAQRWIHEFFAGGDYAVHKSEGAIFLWLLLKDLAIPAKELYGKLKERGVITVPGECFFFGAEDPANTCHGHFDKCLRVNYSGPEDEVREGLRILAEVYKENRIG
- a CDS encoding bactofilin family protein yields the protein MAHSFDMKNGNVTVFGQETEFNGVLEFTDNLVITGKFDGTIKATGNLEIDKTAVCTVTVMAADSILVAGTVTGNLEAASRVEMRSGSKITGDVTTLRLRIADNVNFHGQVTMLDALPETDIFSAAPAEYKQSCISHG
- a CDS encoding response regulator encodes the protein MSAQKKILIVDDGKENVSFFNIMLSKYGYEIYCAETEQAALELIRTAAPDIVLLDGALAQASDWSFLKRLKHDAGFDAWKDIPVIAFSASASIYDKYKAVQLGALDFITKPVSFEDMLMRLRLFFEKQDKRKNSASAERKLKTLLSGVLSDMDVLAGAGPSCPADELKRLKDSYAEKLDEMDFSDVKLLEQNGKKKYTD
- the lnt gene encoding apolipoprotein N-acyltransferase: MAITNRIACSDRKIQRVVMPFGLLVSAVILFALPQPNLFTVQGFPVLAYVAFIPVFLLVRLVSWKTVWLYGLLYGVGSYCLFTYWLATFHPMGIFVISFMYGFYLMLTFPLLKAADSLFPKRGWLVQWVVWCGYEYVKTLGFAGFHYGVTAYTHWRWTPLIQCADIAGVWGLNALIVFTSAWCTAVIVQANRTAAGGGFRAAVRMIPAAVKTHALSACLWCAVFVAVLVYGFVSPVDYSQDKTVTVALVQQNSDPWVGGVNAYRRDLDTLMRLSDEALASDPAVQLVVWPETAFVPRITWHYKHLYERDKFELVEKLLNYIDAAPVPFVIGNDHGVDGYTRSGSYDVVDYNSVLLFRPGENVVPPQPELYSKMKLVPFTEYFPFEKLFPKLYQLLLNGDTHMWEPGTEAVVFDVGGLKFGSPICFEDTFGFVGRRFVNAGANAIVNLSNDAWSKSPACQYQHLSMALFRSVENRIPSVRATASGQTAIIDPNGKITAMAEPFAQTYLTGSVPVRSMDKKTLYTRYGDYAGIFFAVCAGILLVLGVILKIARRGCADVCTEKNTDC
- a CDS encoding HU family DNA-binding protein — its product is MVEVCTMLKVTKYDLIESVYQNTKCEKRVVQEVFESLLDQIKESLKSGATIELRGFGTFEPRLRKGRKKARNPKTGDHLSVPPHYIAAFRSGQELKNALWNLPVEEE
- the rpsT gene encoding 30S ribosomal protein S20; this encodes MAVKQSSAEKRHKQSEVRRLRNKSVKSSARTSVRKYVEAVQAKDSALAAQLLKDLVKELDTAAGKGILSKNAVSRKKSRMMKLYNVSFGAAAAAK